A DNA window from Agrobacterium vaccinii contains the following coding sequences:
- a CDS encoding TonB-dependent receptor, giving the protein MIRKWNVGVSLLAIAVATVLHAAAQAQDASENTQASGGSTVLETIVVTGTRIPQEISRAARTIYVVDADTVQAEARSGKSLQQILAEKVPSFDSASEGARTSYGQNLRGRTALVLIDGVSMNSARNLSRQFDAIDPFNIERVEVLSGATAIYGGNATGGVINIITKKGKDAEEGVHGEVTTGLGTGFGETRDIDRNAAGAVTYNGENWDARLSVAGNQTGAYFDGSGTMLTPDITQTSTAFNKRVDVMGSLGLQIDDDRRLEITGQFFDSTQDSPFGLYLGPFLAGLGNPNLLETRDGYQSDFNPRTRRAMVNATYSDDDFLGQELLIQGSFRREEIQFHPFPGTSPSLYFGGSSQDTDYYSIKAAMISEPLDGLKVTYGVDADRDSFSSKQNIFNLNTALQTGGVDFDTIGITGLYPDIDVSTVAGFVQASYEATDRLTINGGVRYQYVTTEVSDFVGAAQQIAILNGNGTSADRIPGGDVSYDAALFNAGATYELTNTQQVYANFSQGFELPDPAKYYGRGTYTLANGQYTLVNSVNVGDSALQAIKTNSVELGYRFNDGTYTFETAGYYSLSDRSIVLNNTTLAVHTVDQDRRVYGIEASGSVKLDHGFDVGASGHWVKTEVKTDDGWEKESIGTASVSKLGGYVGWTKDSFNVKLSGQHVFSLSDESGKEIDPYTLFDLTGAYRFEEQDTTLRFGVMNVFDTDYTTVWGARAKALYGSLANEAVFDYKGRGRTFAVSLTKVF; this is encoded by the coding sequence ATGATCAGAAAGTGGAATGTCGGAGTTAGCCTGCTGGCTATCGCCGTTGCGACGGTTTTGCATGCAGCAGCGCAAGCGCAGGATGCGTCCGAAAATACGCAGGCGAGCGGGGGCTCGACGGTTTTGGAAACGATTGTGGTGACGGGCACGCGCATACCGCAGGAAATTTCAAGAGCCGCCCGCACCATTTATGTTGTGGATGCCGATACAGTTCAGGCAGAAGCCCGTTCTGGCAAGTCGCTCCAGCAAATCCTCGCAGAGAAGGTCCCAAGCTTTGATTCCGCCAGCGAGGGCGCTCGCACGTCCTACGGACAAAATCTGAGAGGACGAACGGCTCTGGTCCTCATCGATGGTGTCTCGATGAACTCAGCACGTAACCTTAGTCGCCAGTTCGATGCGATCGACCCATTCAATATCGAGCGCGTAGAGGTGCTTTCGGGAGCAACCGCGATCTACGGCGGCAATGCAACGGGTGGCGTCATCAACATCATTACCAAGAAGGGTAAGGATGCAGAAGAGGGCGTTCACGGCGAAGTAACGACTGGGCTTGGCACAGGCTTCGGCGAAACGCGCGATATCGATCGAAATGCTGCGGGTGCCGTCACCTATAACGGTGAAAACTGGGATGCTCGTCTCTCGGTCGCTGGGAACCAGACTGGCGCCTATTTCGATGGTTCCGGCACGATGCTGACACCCGATATTACGCAGACATCCACCGCATTCAACAAGCGCGTGGATGTCATGGGAAGTCTCGGCTTGCAGATCGATGACGACCGGCGACTGGAGATCACGGGGCAGTTTTTCGACAGCACCCAGGATTCGCCATTTGGGCTTTATCTGGGGCCGTTCCTCGCTGGATTGGGGAACCCCAATCTGCTCGAAACGCGTGATGGATATCAGTCTGATTTCAATCCCCGCACTCGCAGAGCAATGGTGAATGCCACCTATAGCGATGATGATTTTCTAGGACAGGAACTGTTGATACAAGGCAGTTTCCGGCGCGAGGAAATCCAGTTCCACCCTTTCCCCGGAACAAGTCCGTCGCTTTATTTTGGCGGAAGCTCTCAGGATACGGACTACTACAGCATCAAAGCGGCGATGATTTCGGAGCCGCTTGATGGTCTGAAGGTAACCTACGGTGTCGATGCCGATCGGGACTCCTTCTCGTCGAAGCAGAATATCTTTAATCTCAATACGGCGCTACAAACAGGCGGCGTGGATTTCGATACGATCGGTATCACGGGGCTCTATCCTGATATCGATGTATCCACAGTCGCTGGATTTGTTCAGGCGTCTTACGAGGCCACAGATAGGCTGACGATCAATGGCGGCGTGCGTTATCAATATGTTACGACCGAAGTTTCAGATTTCGTCGGTGCTGCGCAGCAAATTGCCATACTCAACGGAAACGGCACGTCGGCAGATAGAATACCTGGCGGAGACGTCAGCTATGATGCTGCTCTCTTTAACGCAGGCGCGACTTACGAGCTCACCAACACGCAGCAGGTCTACGCCAATTTCAGCCAAGGTTTTGAACTTCCGGATCCGGCGAAATATTACGGTAGAGGAACTTACACCTTAGCCAACGGTCAATATACGCTGGTGAACAGCGTGAACGTCGGCGATTCCGCACTTCAAGCCATCAAAACCAATTCTGTCGAACTGGGCTATCGCTTTAACGATGGCACCTACACTTTTGAAACGGCTGGATATTATTCACTGTCAGATCGCTCTATTGTTCTCAACAATACGACGCTTGCCGTCCATACGGTTGATCAGGACCGTAGGGTCTACGGTATTGAAGCCAGTGGTAGCGTGAAGCTGGACCACGGTTTCGACGTAGGTGCATCGGGCCACTGGGTTAAAACGGAGGTCAAAACCGATGATGGCTGGGAAAAGGAGTCTATTGGGACTGCCAGTGTTTCCAAGTTGGGTGGTTACGTTGGTTGGACAAAAGACAGCTTCAACGTGAAGCTGTCGGGCCAGCATGTCTTTAGTTTGAGCGACGAAAGTGGCAAAGAAATCGATCCCTACACACTCTTCGATCTCACCGGTGCTTATCGGTTCGAAGAGCAGGATACGACATTGCGCTTTGGTGTCATGAATGTCTTCGATACCGATTACACGACCGTTTGGGGCGCGCGTGCCAAGGCACTTTATGGCTCTTTGGCAAACGAAGCGGTCTTCGACTACAAGGGACGCGGTCGCACCTTCGCCGTTTCGCTGACGAAAGTCTTCTGA